The following is a genomic window from Saprospiraceae bacterium.
ACCTTCGTCAGTATCATTATTTTTATACATTCTGTACAATGAAATCTGAGTAACAAACCAAATGATCACCTTAGCGACAAGGATAATCATGATGGCGACCATAATATCAGATATCTGGATGGTAAATAGTTCGCCCTTGATGGTTCGTTGCATTAGGATTGCATCCAGATTTATCCTATTTAGTAGGATTTGCCCTACATATAGGTAGACAATATATCGGACCAGGCTGGTAGCTTTTGATTCATTGGTTTTTTCATCTCTGAATGACGTTCTTACAGGCACTTCTCTTTTTCTGAATCTGTTTCTTATCACTACGTGACTTATAATCCAGTCAAAAAGTACTCCGACACTAAAAAGTGTTAAGATCTCTAATGTCTGACTAAATGTAATTTCAAGGTCATTGTAACCTAATAAAATGACATCAAAATTGATGATTCTTGAGATAATCAAAGATGCTAAAAAGAATAATGAAGCTGCCAACCTTGGTTTAAGTCCGTTTAAGTTGAATCTTTTGAGCTGCTCATCACTACTATCAAAAAATTTGTAGGATTGAAACCTGAAATAGAGAAAAAAAGCAATAATTATTACCAATACACATAAAAAGACTTGAAACAAGGTAATATCAAATCCTGAGATTGAAAATATGATTGTATCCATCAAATTTGTTATAAAACAGCCGCAAATATAGCAATTATTAACATGACTCCTTGTATATCATTCCTCTAAATTGCCAAAGATGAAGTATGAAAGCCAAATACTTGAATTCACCTTCGTAAACAAATGATATTCTTGGTGATATCTAATTTAAATTTATCAGACTATTCTGTCAATTAAAACCTATGCTTCATTCTTTAGTAAACCAATTTATTTTGAGTTTAACTTTCCATTAAATTGGTAGTGGTATCAGATTTTAATACTTTTGCTTTCAAAATCATGACATATGACAGAAAATGAAAAAAACAGTAAATTGATTTTTATAAAAACTGTTGTAAATCATTCCATCAATCATGATTCCTTTAAAATAACTCTATCCAAACCCAGAGATAAAGATGCCAAAGTAGTCAATGTATATATCAAGCCATCACTTATCAAAGGAGAAATAATGTATTCATTTACATATAGATACGCTATCAGGGATGAAGTAAAAAATTATAAACAGGATCAGCTTGAAGACATGATCAGAGAACTGTTGAATATCCACTTTTATAACGCAGTACTACTTCATGAGACTAAAGAGCTTACCCTTTTGCAAAACAATAAAGGCAAAGCTTCTCTGGTATCCAAATACTTAAAATCCAAAGTAGAAGTTGAAATCACTCATGATCATCAAAAGATAAGATACATAGATGCGGGTGCAGTCTGGCTCAAAGACCTTGGCATAGCAGGTGCTGATGGCAAGATTTTGGATAAAGCTCAGGACAAATATAAACAAATCAACAGATACATTGAATTATTGGATCATTTGCTATCAGGAGAAGATGTAGGGGATGTTATCAATATTGCAGATATGGGCAGTGGTAAAGGTTATTTGACTTTTGCATTGTACGATTTTCTGGTCAATTACAAAAACTGGCGTGTAAAGATAACAGGATATGAATTGCGTGAAGACTTAGCCACAATGTGTTATAATATTGCTATGAAAAACGACTTTATTGGCTTATATTTTCAACAAAAAAGTATAGAAGATATATCACTTTCAAATGTAGATATGGTCATTGCACTCCACGCATGCGACATAGCTACAGATATGGCCATTGCTAAAGGAATACAGGCTGATGCCCGATTCATTGTGGTAGCACCTTGCTGCCATAAACAAGTTAGACTGGCTATGAAACACAGCAATCAGTTGACACCCATTTTAAAGTACGGAATTCTGGAAGAAAGACAATCTGAATTACTGACGGACGGTATCAGATCACTCATGCTGGAAGCCTATGGTTACAAGACACAAGTGATAGAGTTTGTATCGCAGGAACATACAGCAAAAAACATCATGATCACAGCAGTAAAAAAATCAGGTTTTGATGCTTCATATATTGAAAAGGTAGATGCAGTGAGAAAGTTATTCGGCATTGATTATCACCACCTTCAGAAGATGATGGATGATTGGGAAAATAACAAAAGGCACTAACAAATCCTGATGCCAATGCCTTTTGGTGTTTAACGAATATGGTTGAAATATCACAACCTACAAGACTGTCTTGAAACTATACACAATGATTTACTTGCTGCCCATCAACAGATCATCAAAACTTAAGTCGGAACACTAGTGTCTGTGAGTCAGGAATTTGTAATATTCACTTTTCAATTCCAAGTATAATTTTTTTTCGGTTTCTATTTTATCTCTGAGTAAGTCATGGTCATCAACCGGAATGGTTTCAAGGTCTTCCAAGTGTCTTTCTGCATACCGTGCCATTACTTTTTCATGCTGATTGACTTCTTTCACGAGCTTATTGATGGCATTATGATGCAGGACAAACCTGTTATGAAAGTGCTCAACTTTAGCTTTTTTTTCGTTTTCAGTATATCTTCCTACTACTTCTTCTAACCTCCTGTTAAATGAGTTTAACTCTTCGTCCCAAAATCTAAGTTCACTCAACCATTGCATATGTTCAAAGTGAAGGTCTGAAAGATATACTTTTGCTTGCTCTGTCATTATTATAAATTTTAACAAATTGTAAATATATTATCATCACAAAATTATTTTTTAAAATGGCAAAGTAAGATGACCATAGTTTTTGGTGACTATGATTTTTATCATTGAAAATGAAAGAAGCCCATTTTGTGGTTTTGGCCTCAAATATTTTATTTCCTGTAGTTTTTGAATATATTTGTTTTTTTATTCACAATCACAATATACAACAATGAGAATATTATTCCTTCTTTTGACATTTGTCACCCTGTTCATGTCATGCAAGAACACCAATGAAAACATCGCACCTAAAACAGTAAAACAATACACCATAGAACAATTCTATAAAAATATCAGGATCAATGGTGGGTTTTGGTCTACTGATGAATCAAAATTGCTTGTATCAAGTGACGAGTCTGGAATCTTTAACTTGTATCAGATCAATATCTCTGATGGTACAAAAAAACAAATTACAAAATCTGACAAAGAATCCTTTTTTGCTGCAGGTTATGTGCCCGGTACTGAACAAATGCTTTATTTGGCAGATAAAGGTGGTGACGAACTAGATCACATTTATTTATTAAATACGGATGGTACGACAAAAGACCTCACACCAGATCCAAAAGAAAAAGCAGATCTGCTCAACTGGAGTCAGGATAAAAAAACTATGTATTATATTTCCAATAAAAGAAATCCCCAGTTTTTTGACATTTATAAAACTTCTGTAAGTGACTGGAAATCTGTCATACATTTTCAGAATAATGACGGTATGGAAGTTTCCGGAATTTCAGGTGACGGAAATCTGATTGCTCTTCAAAAAAGTATCACCACCAGTGAAAATCAATTGTATTTTTATAATGTTGGAACAAAAGAAATGAAAGAAATTTCGGATCCGGTTGCCAAAGGCAATTATAATGCTTCTGGTTTTAGCAAAGATGGGCAATTCCTGGATTATATCACGAATGCCAATACGGAATTTGCATTTCTGGTCAGATATAATATCGCCACTGGTGAAAAAACTAAAATCTATGAGACAAAATGGGATGTCATGTACAGCTACAACAGTGAAAATGAAAAGTACAGAGTCATAGGTATCAATGAAGATGGAAAAAACAGCCTCAAAATTAAAGATAATAAATCAGGAAAAGACATAGAATTCCCCGAGATACCTGATGGAGATATCATGGCTGTCAACATTTCTGACAGCGAAAAATGGATGCGCTTGACAGTAGGTACTTCCAAATCTCCCAACAATATTTATGTATACAAGTTTGAAACCAAAGTCCTTAAAAAACTCTCTGAAACCCTCAATCCTGAAATAAGTGGTGATGATTTAGTTGGTGCAGAAGTAGTTCGTTACAAATCATTTGACGGACTAGAAATTCCTGCAATATATTATAAACCGCATAATGCATCACCAAATACCAAAGTGCCTGCGCTTGTTTGGGTTCATGGAGGACCTGGTGGCCAGTCTCGAGTGGGATATTCTTCTTTTATCCAATATCTGGTCAACAACGGCTATGCTGTACTGGCAGTTAACAATAGAGGCAGTAGTGGTTACGGGCAATCATTTTATAAGATGGATGACAAAAATCATGGAGATAAAGACCTGAAAGATTGTATTTGGGGTAAGAAGTGGCTTCAGGCACAAGATTATGTAGATCCTGAAAAAATTGGAATCATAGGAGGAAGTTACGGAGGCTATATGACTATGGCAGCTATGTCATTTTCTCCTGATGAGTTTAAAGTAGGTGTCAATATCTTTGGTGTGACCAATTGGCTGCGCACACTAAAATCCATTCCACCTTATTGGGAATCGTTCCGTAAAGCTTTATACGACGAACTCGGTGATCCCACTACGGTTGATTCAGTTCGCCTTTACAATATATCTCCATTGTTCCATGCGAAAAATGTCAAAAATCCTGTGATGGTATTGCAAGGTTCTAATGATCCCAGGGTGCTGCAGGTGGAGTCAGATGAAATAGTAGAAGCTGTTAAAAAGAATAATGTTCCAATAGAGTACATCGTCTTTCCTGATGAAGGGCATGGTTTTGTGAAAAAAGAGAATGAGATAAAAGGGTATGGAAGTGTTCTTGCTTTTTTAGATAAACACCTTAAAGGAAACGGCAAACTAAAAGATTAATCATACCAGGATGGTAAATAAACCATGTAGTTTAGATATTTTGAAATATTAGATATGGTCACACCTGATTTTAGTAATTTTCCTGTACTCCAAACACCAAGACTGGTACTCCGCAAACTGGAGAAGGATGATGCTCCTGGAGTATTCAGACTCAGATCTGATGCAGCAGTGATGAAGTACATTCCAAGGCCATTGGCTGTAAATATCAACGATGCAATAATTCATATTGAAATGATTCAGGATTTGGTCGCAAAAAATGAAGTGATCAATTGGGTGATCTGTGAAAAAGATGATTTATCAACCTTTCTTGGTATTATAGGAATATATCGGATGGATATTAAAAATTGGAGAGCTGAAGTAGGGTATATGCTTCACTCCCAGTATCATGGTAAGGGCTTCATATCAGAATCTTTAAAAGCAGTGCTTACTTA
Proteins encoded in this region:
- a CDS encoding methyltransferase, which produces MTENEKNSKLIFIKTVVNHSINHDSFKITLSKPRDKDAKVVNVYIKPSLIKGEIMYSFTYRYAIRDEVKNYKQDQLEDMIRELLNIHFYNAVLLHETKELTLLQNNKGKASLVSKYLKSKVEVEITHDHQKIRYIDAGAVWLKDLGIAGADGKILDKAQDKYKQINRYIELLDHLLSGEDVGDVINIADMGSGKGYLTFALYDFLVNYKNWRVKITGYELREDLATMCYNIAMKNDFIGLYFQQKSIEDISLSNVDMVIALHACDIATDMAIAKGIQADARFIVVAPCCHKQVRLAMKHSNQLTPILKYGILEERQSELLTDGIRSLMLEAYGYKTQVIEFVSQEHTAKNIMITAVKKSGFDASYIEKVDAVRKLFGIDYHHLQKMMDDWENNKRH
- a CDS encoding S9 family peptidase, with the protein product MRILFLLLTFVTLFMSCKNTNENIAPKTVKQYTIEQFYKNIRINGGFWSTDESKLLVSSDESGIFNLYQINISDGTKKQITKSDKESFFAAGYVPGTEQMLYLADKGGDELDHIYLLNTDGTTKDLTPDPKEKADLLNWSQDKKTMYYISNKRNPQFFDIYKTSVSDWKSVIHFQNNDGMEVSGISGDGNLIALQKSITTSENQLYFYNVGTKEMKEISDPVAKGNYNASGFSKDGQFLDYITNANTEFAFLVRYNIATGEKTKIYETKWDVMYSYNSENEKYRVIGINEDGKNSLKIKDNKSGKDIEFPEIPDGDIMAVNISDSEKWMRLTVGTSKSPNNIYVYKFETKVLKKLSETLNPEISGDDLVGAEVVRYKSFDGLEIPAIYYKPHNASPNTKVPALVWVHGGPGGQSRVGYSSFIQYLVNNGYAVLAVNNRGSSGYGQSFYKMDDKNHGDKDLKDCIWGKKWLQAQDYVDPEKIGIIGGSYGGYMTMAAMSFSPDEFKVGVNIFGVTNWLRTLKSIPPYWESFRKALYDELGDPTTVDSVRLYNISPLFHAKNVKNPVMVLQGSNDPRVLQVESDEIVEAVKKNNVPIEYIVFPDEGHGFVKKENEIKGYGSVLAFLDKHLKGNGKLKD
- a CDS encoding GNAT family N-acetyltransferase translates to MVTPDFSNFPVLQTPRLVLRKLEKDDAPGVFRLRSDAAVMKYIPRPLAVNINDAIIHIEMIQDLVAKNEVINWVICEKDDLSTFLGIIGIYRMDIKNWRAEVGYMLHSQYHGKGFISESLKAVLTYAFQELQFHSIQALIDPENVASENVLKKCGFSKEAHLREYEYYDGRFWDTVIYSILSSAYDDQYQF